Genomic segment of Xanthomonas sp. DAR 35659:
GACGGTAGCCTTCGCGGGTGGCGCGGTCGTAGTCGACCAGGTCCAGGCGGAAGTGCAGCAGCGGCCACAGCGTGCGGTTGGCGAAGCCGTTGTAGTACGCGTCCAGGTCGGCGCGGTTGAGGTCCATGGTGACGAAGCGGATGTCGCCCTGGGTCTGCTCGTGCATGGCGCCGCTGTCGCCGCGCACGGTCTTGCCGCTCCAGCCGAACCACACGCCGCCGCGCTCCTTCAGCGCCGCCAGCAAGCCCACCGCCAGCCCGCCGGCGCGGTTCTCGCCGGGCAGCGCCACGCGGTTGGATACCACCACCAGTCTGCTCATGATGCCTCCTGCCAGCTACGCGACAAGCGCATGGCGGCGATGATCAGGCCGACATGCGAATAGGTCTGCGGGAAATTGCCCCAGGCCTCGCCGTTGTCGAAGGCCAGATCCTCCGACAGCAGGCCCAGGTGGTTGCGGCGGGCGAGGATGCGTTCGAACAGCTCGCGCGCCTCGTCCTTGCGGCCGATCGCGGCCAGCGCGTCGATGTACCAGAACGTGCAGATGGTGAAGCTGGTCTCCGGCTCGCCGAAGTCGTCCGGCGCCACGTAGCGGTACAGCGCGTCGCCGTGCTTGAGGTCGCGGCCGATCGCCTCGACCGTGGCGACGAAGCGCGGATCGTCCGGGGCGATGAAGCCGATGTCGGCCAGCAACAGCAGCGAGGCGTCCAGCCGGTGGCCGTTGAAGGTATCGGTGAAGTGGCCGCGCTCGGCGCTCCACGCCTCTGCCAGCACCCGCGCGTGGATGCTGTCGGCGCGCTCGCGCCAGTACGCCACGCGGTCGTCCAGGCCCAGCCGCGCGGCGATCTTGGCCAGGCGGTCGCAGGCGGCCCAGCACATCGCGCTGGTGTAGGTGTGCACCTCGGCGCGGCCGCGGAACTCCCACAGGCCGGCATCGGGCACGTCGTGCAGCGCGAAGGCGCGTTCGCCCAGCGGCTCCAGGCGCAGGAAGGTGTCGGTGTCGCCGGGGTCCTTCAGGCGCAGGTCGAAGAACAGTTGGGTGGAGGCCAGCACCACGCTGCCGTAGACGTCGTGTTGCTTCTGGATCCAGGCCAGGTTGCCGCGCCGCACCGGGCCCATGCCGCGGTAGCCGGCCAGCGATTCGACCTCGTGTTCCTCCAGCGCCGCCTCGAACCCGATGCCGTACAGCGGCTGCAGGCTGCCGTCGGTGGTGGCGATGTTGAAGATGTAGCCGAGGAACTGCTCCATGGTGCGGGTGGCGCCGAGCCGGTTCAGCGCGCGCACCACGAAGGCGGCGTCGCGCAGCCAGCAGTAGCGGTAGTCCCAGTTGCGCGGGGTGTCCGGCGCTTCCGGGATGGAGGTGGTCATCGCGGCGATGATCGCGCCGCTGTCCTCGTACTGGCACAGCTTCAGGGTGATCGCGCTGCGGATCACCGCGTCCTGCCAGTCCAGCGGCACCGACAGGTAGCGCACCCACTCGCGCCAGTATTCCTCGGTGCGCTCCTGCGCTTCCTGGATGTAGCCGGTCAGCGAGCGGGTCAGCGATTCGTCCACGCCCAGCATCAGGTTGACCGGGTGGTTGAGCACGAACGGCAGCTCGTCACGGATGAAGCGCACCGGCACGTCGGTGGTCAGGCGCAGGGTGAAGTCCGGCAGCAGCCAGCGCACGTGGTTGCTGCCCCAGGTGCTCTCCGGCTTGCGTGCGCCCCAGTCGGCCAGCGGCCGCGCCAGCACGCGGATGCGCGGGTTGCCCGACAGCGGACGCACCTGGCGGATGATGCTCACCGGCCGGTAGAAGCGGCCGTGGTTGCGCCAGCGCGGCGCGAAATCGATCACTTCCACCGCGCCGCCGTGCGCGTCGCGCAGCACGGTGCGCAGGATCGCGGTGTTGGCCAGGTAGTGCTGCTCGCTGTCGGCGAAATCCTCCAGCTCGATGCTGAAGTCGCCGCCGACGTGGTCGCGCGGGGACAGCAGGGCGCAGAACGCCGGGTCGCCGTCGAAGGCCGGCAGGCAGCTCCACACCACGCGGGCCCGTTTGTCGACCAACGCACCGAAGCTGCCGTTGCCGATGACGCCGAGGTCGAGAGTGGGGGAGCTCATGGAGCGGGCGGGTCCTTGTGCTGGGAGGGAGAAGGAGCGCGCGCGGCGGTGGCGGCCTGCGCCGACCGGCCGGCGCGCACGGTGCTCATGCGGCGTTGTCGCGCAACCATGCGTGCACGCCGTGTGTATCGGGCAGGGCGAAGGTCGCCGCGCTGTCGGCGCGGGTGCCGACCAGCACGCTCCAGCCGCCGGCGCGGTTGGCCGCGGCGAAACCGAATTCGTCGGTGAGGTCGTCGCCGACGAACACCGGGCGCCGGCCCTGGAACGGCGGCTGCCGCAGCAGCGTGGTCACCGCCTGGCCCTTGTCGCTGCCCTCGGGCACGAACTCGACCACGTGGTCGCCGGGTTGCAGGCGGTAGCCGGGCAGCGCGTCGATCTGTTCGCGGGCGAAGGCCAGGACGTGGTCGCCGGCGGCCGGCGCGGCGCGCCAGTGCAGCGCCACGCTGGCGCCCTTGTCCTCGATCAGCACGCCGGGATGCGCCTGGCGCAGGTGCGCGGCGCGCTGGTGCAGACCGTGCAGCCACTGCGAGGTGTCGGCGGGCATCGCCGCGCGCGCATTGCCGTCGCTGCGCAGCTCATGGCCGTGCAGGCCGGCGGCGGGCAGCCGCAGCGGCGCGAACAGTGCGTCCAGTTGCGCCAGCGGGCGGCCGCTGACCAGGGCCAGCGCGCCGTGCAGGCGATCGCTGATGCGGCCGATCGCCTCGCGCACCTCCGGCAGCAGGTGCACGCCGTCGGGACGGTCGGCGAAGGCGATGAGGGTGCCGTCCACGTCCAGGAACAATGCGCAGGCATCGTCCAGGCGCGGCGGCGGCGGTCGGAGGGGGGGCGCGTCTGCCATCGGGTCATGATGAACGAGACAGCGTTAGCACTAGGTGGATTGGTCGGGGGCCCGGGAATGGGGAATAGAGAAAGGGGAATAGGAAGAGCAAAGCGAGAGCCAACGCCAGACGGCTGGCTCTGGCTGTGGCTTTTTCCCATTCCCCATTCCCGTTTCCCCATTCCCAACACCTTCGTCAGAAGGTGTACCGCACTCGTCCGTAGTAATAAGCGCCATTGCTGCCGATCGGCGACAGCACGTCGTAGGGCAGGTTGCCGAAGTAGTAGATGTCGGTGTTGGAGCGGTCGGAGTAGTTGTCGGTGAGGTTCTGCCCGCCCAGCGCCACGCTCCATTGCGGGGTGATGCGGTACTCGACCTCGGCGTCGAGTTGCCACTCGGCGCCGTAGGTCTGCCGCGGCACGTAGCCGTCGCCGAAATCGAATACGCGGGTGGCGCTGCCGTAGCGGCTGACCCGAGTCTGCAGCGCCCAGCGGTCGTTGCTCCAATTCGCGGCGAACTGGGCGCGGGTGCGCGGTGCGGCGTCGGTCAGGGTGTTGCTCTCCTCCACGCCGAACAGCACGTAGTCCGGATTCAACGCCAGCAGTTGCGCCGGCGTGGCGACGACGTTCTTCAACTCGGTCTTGGCGTAGCTCCAGGTGCCGGTCAGCTGCAACTGGCCGTTGCCCAGCGCCTGCCGCCAGTTGCTGACCAGTTCGGCGCCGCGGGTGCGGGTGTCGGCGGCGTTGACGAAGAAGCTGGCGCTCTGCAGCCCGGCGACGCCGAAGTTCTGCGCCACGAACGCGGTCAGCGCATCGCCATTGATGTCCTCGGACAGCGCGATGCGGTCGTCGATGTCGATCTGGAACAGGTCCAGCGACAGGTCGAAGTGGTCGCCGATGCGGCTGGTGAAGCCGAGGCTGTAGTTCACCGATTTTTCCGGCTTGAGGTCGCGCGCGCCCAAGGCCTGCGCGATCGGGTTGTTGACCGACAGCAGCCGGCCCTGCAGCAGTTGGCCGGCGGCATCGTAGCCGGTGGAGGTGGCCTCGTAGCCGATCTGGCTCAGCGACGGCGCATGGAAGCTGTTGGAGATCGCGCCGCGCAGCGCGAACGCGGGCACGAATTCGTAGCGCGCGGCCAGCTTGCCGGTCAGTTCGCCGCCGAAGTCCTGGTAGTGCTCGTAGCGCGCGGCCAGGTCGGTGGAGAACTTGTCGCCGAACTGGCTGGACAGGCTGGCGTAGACGCTGGCGACGTTGCGCGACAGGTCGGCCGCGTCCTGCGGGGTCAGCCCGCCGCCGGCCTGGGCGCCGGTGGGCCGGCCGGTGTAGGGGCCGGCGGCGTAGCTGGCCGGGTCGCCGGGGCGGGTGCGGTAGTGCTCGCGGCGGAACTCCACGCCGCTGCCGACGGTGTGGCTGGCGCCGGCGGCGTCGAAGCTGCGGCTCAGGTCCAGGTTGGCCACGCTCTGCTCGAAGGCGTAGTCGCCGGTCTTGAAGCGGGTCGGGCTGCCCGGGCCGAGCGAGGCGTTGAGCGAGTCCTTCAACCGGTAGGTGAAATCGTTGCGGCCGTAGTCGACGCTGGCGTCGTAGGCCCATTCGC
This window contains:
- a CDS encoding glycoside hydrolase family 15 protein, giving the protein MSSPTLDLGVIGNGSFGALVDKRARVVWSCLPAFDGDPAFCALLSPRDHVGGDFSIELEDFADSEQHYLANTAILRTVLRDAHGGAVEVIDFAPRWRNHGRFYRPVSIIRQVRPLSGNPRIRVLARPLADWGARKPESTWGSNHVRWLLPDFTLRLTTDVPVRFIRDELPFVLNHPVNLMLGVDESLTRSLTGYIQEAQERTEEYWREWVRYLSVPLDWQDAVIRSAITLKLCQYEDSGAIIAAMTTSIPEAPDTPRNWDYRYCWLRDAAFVVRALNRLGATRTMEQFLGYIFNIATTDGSLQPLYGIGFEAALEEHEVESLAGYRGMGPVRRGNLAWIQKQHDVYGSVVLASTQLFFDLRLKDPGDTDTFLRLEPLGERAFALHDVPDAGLWEFRGRAEVHTYTSAMCWAACDRLAKIAARLGLDDRVAYWRERADSIHARVLAEAWSAERGHFTDTFNGHRLDASLLLLADIGFIAPDDPRFVATVEAIGRDLKHGDALYRYVAPDDFGEPETSFTICTFWYIDALAAIGRKDEARELFERILARRNHLGLLSEDLAFDNGEAWGNFPQTYSHVGLIIAAMRLSRSWQEAS
- the otsB gene encoding trehalose-phosphatase, whose product is MADAPPLRPPPPRLDDACALFLDVDGTLIAFADRPDGVHLLPEVREAIGRISDRLHGALALVSGRPLAQLDALFAPLRLPAAGLHGHELRSDGNARAAMPADTSQWLHGLHQRAAHLRQAHPGVLIEDKGASVALHWRAAPAAGDHVLAFAREQIDALPGYRLQPGDHVVEFVPEGSDKGQAVTTLLRQPPFQGRRPVFVGDDLTDEFGFAAANRAGGWSVLVGTRADSAATFALPDTHGVHAWLRDNAA
- a CDS encoding TonB-dependent receptor plug domain-containing protein → MPTPFAKPLSLAIALALSAPAVAQQAEPATATNLDTVIVTGTRASGRTVLESTAPVDVLSAEDIRKAGVVNGELGSALQALLPSFNFPRQSNSGGADHIRAAQLRGLSPDQVLVLVNGKRRHTSALVNTDSKIGKGTTPVDFNAIPVSAIKRIEVLRDGAGAQYGSDAVAGVINVILDDDPDSGALEASFGANHTDVKPIDRTVTDGQTSYASAKVGTRLGEDGGFFKVGLELKNREGTNRAGYDQIPPFEAQTPANLALAGKRNYVLGDGASKDLNAWINGKLPFGQTSEFYFFGTYNQRDTQGANYFRYPDSDANWTEVYPNGYRPVSLGENRDLQGVAGTRGQWGEWAYDASVDYGRNDFTYRLKDSLNASLGPGSPTRFKTGDYAFEQSVANLDLSRSFDAAGASHTVGSGVEFRREHYRTRPGDPASYAAGPYTGRPTGAQAGGGLTPQDAADLSRNVASVYASLSSQFGDKFSTDLAARYEHYQDFGGELTGKLAARYEFVPAFALRGAISNSFHAPSLSQIGYEATSTGYDAAGQLLQGRLLSVNNPIAQALGARDLKPEKSVNYSLGFTSRIGDHFDLSLDLFQIDIDDRIALSEDINGDALTAFVAQNFGVAGLQSASFFVNAADTRTRGAELVSNWRQALGNGQLQLTGTWSYAKTELKNVVATPAQLLALNPDYVLFGVEESNTLTDAAPRTRAQFAANWSNDRWALQTRVSRYGSATRVFDFGDGYVPRQTYGAEWQLDAEVEYRITPQWSVALGGQNLTDNYSDRSNTDIYYFGNLPYDVLSPIGSNGAYYYGRVRYTF